A stretch of DNA from Arachis hypogaea cultivar Tifrunner chromosome 19, arahy.Tifrunner.gnm2.J5K5, whole genome shotgun sequence:
CATCTTCAACAATTTCCCTTAAAGGGATCCTCAGGAATTGAATATCCAATTGAACTTGCTGGAATCCACTCCGGTTAAAGGTCTGGAGCCGGACAAATTCTTGTAGACTTTTAAGGGACAATTTAACTATGGTTGTAACAACAGATTCCTGCAagttatatgttaaaaatatatatcacGGTTCAACCAACCAtttaaatttaaatgacaaaCATCATAATCCTTCAATACCTGTGTATATTCTACTTTTGTGAAGATTTCAACTTTTTGCTTGAATAGTTTCGCTAGATGTGTTTCCAAAAGCTGGCTCCTTGCCTTTTGAGTATTTGATCTATTCAATTTCTCCTCTCGTAAGGGGTTACGCCTTGATGAAGCAGTACTTCCATTACTATCAGTCCTTCTGTGCTTACGCTTACCTTGAGGCAAGGTCTGCTTCACTTCAGTACCTATAGCTTCAAGCTGAAACATAAAATAGAGAAATCAAAATGCTGCTCAATCATGCTTTAGTTAATTACCATAAATTTCAATGAATGAGCATATATAAAACTTCCTGCTCACTCATAAAATTCCAATTCTTTAATAACTTTAATCAGATTGGTATCCCATTAGCAATGCAACTTGAACGGAAGAAAGCATATTAAttgatataagaaaaaaaatactgaTATGCCAACATGCCAACCTCTTGAAGAAATAAATCAACAAACATATGAACTTCCCTTGGCTCCTTATGCTGTGGCAAAGAAAATAACACATCAGAAACAGTCTCTTCAAATGATAAGTTGATAGCCACCATTCCTATTTTTGAAACCAAGCCAGATAACATACTGACCTTGACCCAGTTTGGAGTGGAAAACCTCTTCTTTAGGAGAAATGATATCCTCTGAGTTCTCACATTTACATACTGAAAGTAAGACATCAAATGTAAATCTTGACAATGACCTCTAGATAGTACATTTATAAGGTAAATATAGAGAAAGTAAAAAGGGTCGAACAGGCATAGCTAAAATATCATCCAGATTTGCTCAAGAACTCATATTTCACACATAAACAGACATTGCCAAAGCCTAAATGGTTAATAGTTCATCGTATGAATTGAagatctacaaaaaaaaaaaaaaaatgtaccaGGTGCAGGAATTTTTCGCCAGCTGATCGAAATTTCCGGCAGATTTCTCCGGGAACAAAGGCAGGTCCATATTCATAGCCTCTAACACTACCACCAGTAAAGGAAGTAGCTATTTcctaaaaattacaataaaatttcaAGATATATACCCTGGGTATATGCAAGTAAAATTAGCCACAAATTGATCGCTTTCCAGGGAAATCTAAATTTACAATAATGATCCTTGCCTCAGTGATTTTTGGGATGACAGTCTGTTCAATAAAAGCAGACAATTGTGCCAGCACTAGGACAAGACCAGCAAAAGCTTTATCACCTTGAGCTCCCTCAACAAGACCATGATCTTTAAAAGCTGAAGAATTATTTCTTCCTGAAAAGCGAAGGAAGTGATCCTCAAGTTGCCTAAAAAAATCTTGAATTCCTTCTTGAACAAAATCAATGGTTAACTCTCTTAGTCTGACTAGGATCCCAGAGTTGTGATCTAGCAATTTGCGAAATTCCTGAGGAGAGCAGTTAAATGGAAACGAAATAACATAAACAAGATGTAAAGATTCAACAAGGGCACTAGGTGCATACATGGATTGATATAGATTTGTACATATATGGCTATAAGAGAAAACTATGAATACCTGCAAGATATTCATGCCTCCTTGGAGAACAGCTTTTGTACTAGCATCAAGAGCAACCTCCAGAGAGTACTCCCCCATTCCATCCTTTTTCAGGACTTTCAACAATGAATCTACCAAAACAAATCAAAACAGCGCTCAGTTATCAAGATAACTGTGTATTAAAATCTTCAACTGGCTCAAATCGTGTGTATATATTCAGCATCAAGCAATCTTGTCAAGGTGCAAATCATTGACAAGATAATTTATTGCATTGTTTTTTTCTATTACTCTCTAGAACAAGCAGTCACACACTAGATATTTTTTAGCTTCTTGATTCTCAGACAGTGCAGCAAGGTAAATATTTCAAATGTATGCAGAAAACAAAACTTTCGAAACACAGGTCCTAGAACTAACCTGAGATATCTTGCAAAAGATGTGAAAATGCACTTTTAATATAAGACATGACCACAGCCTTCGCAGCCTGGAAACATTTAGgattagtttattaattaataaaaattaatttgtaagagagagagagagagagagggaagagaTTGAAAAACTATAGCTAAGGACACAAAACAAATTTGAGCCAATAAATTGACGCATAACCTCAAGAGAATGGTTAGAGAGAGCCGCTTCTTGTAAGACTTCGTCTAGCAAGAGTACGTCATTCCAAATAACTCCTATAATTATCCAATCAAAGAAACCACAGTCAGGCCACTAAGGTCATAAAGAAGGAAATTTGACTTATCAAAGATTAGAATAATATATTATGTTGCCTAAAGATATGTATAATGTCAGTGGAGAGAGCAAAGGCTTGCATCGATAGAGTTGAAAACTATCAGTTATCATATGGATAAATGTGAAAAGAACAACCAATAAAACAAAGTATAGTGCTTCCATTATATTGAACTAGGCTACATGGTTAATAAACTTTAGCTTTTTGCTTTGGTACAATTTCAGATGAGAAATATGCATGCCTTTGAAAAATTAACATTTTGATCATTGTTGTGTAGAAGTAGCGAACAATTTGAAAATATTTCACAATAAGAcatttatatatatgattatatagTAATTCAAAGGGTCAAACGACAAAGCAAAAGTTGTTTTAACTTATCTCATATGGCACTACTTCTGTAACAAACATATAAACTAAAAAGCTGcagacaaaaacaaacaaaatgggTTCACAGTCAAAACTTAAGAGGAGACATTCATGACAAATGCATTCACGTAAAAACACCTTTAATGCACTCATCCATCCCTACAAGAAACAAGCGGATTGCTTGATTATATGTACATACACATATgcttaagaaaaatatataataacaaaacaacaaaataatGCAATAAATgttcatttttatataaaataataataataataataataataataataataaatattaaataattatgctATAGACATGGCAGTGAAGATCATTGGCTCAtgtaatcaaaatttaaataagaatGTATCCAGATTGCAGAAATGGTGGAAAACACTACATTTCTAGAATAGTAACATGACTTACGAAGAACACCAAGTAGATCTGCTGCACAAACTCGTGTCTGAACATATTCCTCAGCAATGGCAAAATTCCTAGCAAACATAAAAAAGTTTGCATACCATGAAAAACTTAACAAAGACACACGatagataaagaagctcttcatAGATACTAACTTGGTAACCAGGTCTTTAGCAAGTGTAACCAACTGCTCTTCTGAATCAGGAAATATTACTCGAAAAGCACGAACTGCTTCCACAAATTCATTAATGCTTGCCTATGTTAAGAAATGATTGCACAAATAGATGCTATTTCATCAGTCTAAAAACCAAGTTACCAAACATGTATATTAGTGAAAGTAATCTAGCTTAAGAAGCAACATATACTGCCCAAAAATGGAATTGAACTGTAACAGTCAACCAACAACAATAAATATTCCGTTCATCAATTTCCTCGAGAATGCTGCAGATACTTCAAAAATCTTAGTCATGGATATCAAAGCAACCATCATGCTAATAATCACTCTCTTTTTAACCTTTTTAGCCAAGTCATTGCTATAATTTCCGTTGACATGAATCACAGAGATTTGAATTCATATATACATCCATCTtgaaaaatagtaatatatattctatatattcCACAAGATGTGCCACCTAATATAGCTATCTCACACTTTCCTCAAAAGTATTCCACTTTTTTTTACTTAAAGATCTATATCTTGCTTGAAATAGTCATATGCACAGATAACACTAATATTGGTAACTTGGTTGCCAACATCTTCTTAAGTAACCAATAAGGATAGTCATACCATTAAGGGAATGAGGAAGAGGGTTGGGTGGGGGGAGACAACTAACAGTTAGAAACCAGTCACCACTACTAACCTCATGAGCAGAATCAGAAGGAGTAAGGTCTACTGATACATCTTTTATTTCTTCAGGCTTTAGTTGAATGTCTTTTAGAGATTGATCTAACTTCTCAAGTAACTTGGCCTTCAAATTGTCCACCTGCCAATAGATAGAAAACCTACCATTACGTGAGCTTAGATAACAACACAATATAATGCTTAAAAATAAGATGAGGACTCTAGTTAGGGATAGAAAAagtttattcttcttttatttgatagaaaaaaaaacttattagaagagaagaaaagagaaccaaaaaaagaaaaagaaaaagcaatggaCAAATGGTATCCTtgcaaagaaacaaaaaattaacaactaGATCATAGATGGATAAACCATACAATAAAGCATgccaatttatttttatgttggaTAAAAGATATACCATTTAACACACCAAGAGCAGAGCACTAAACCAATTCTTAGAGATAATATATGTCAAACAAAATCCAGGGTatcaaagaaattaattaaaaggTCTGGAATTCCTTTCTATTCAGATACATCCAAACAAAATAAACTGAGGACATCCAGAAGGCTATGTTTATTTACAGGCACGGGATACtgagacagagacacaaaatcatgtttgacagatgagacatggacagagacattATGTCCAGAGATACTGAATTAATGTATTCTGTATACAGTATACAAAGATAATAACAAGatacacaacttatttttcattttttctttcattattcttgtaaatttttcataattatattttttattattatatttttcttcccaaattttttgaataaaaaaaatgagaatataatttattctagtttatcactaaacaaaatacaagaacactaATTTCGTGTCttgttctcagtgtcttgtcttgTCCTATTCTCAGAATCAAATGCAGCCCAAGATCTTTGTTTCTTTACCAGAGCCAAAAGAACTAAACCAGGCTAGCAAAAACGGATACTAATCCATAGGGAGTACCCCAAAGAGACCCAAGCACAAGGCAATGCAGAAACACCCAAAGATTGAAACACATAAGCAATTTGTTACGTACAAAGCCAATTAGAAATTAGAGATCTAACTCTACTTGAGTGAACTATGGGCTATGGTGGGTTATGCAACTAACTTGCCAAGCTGGGAAACGAGTAAGAGAGCGAGCATTGTTTTATGAGAAAGAGGTACAAACTATAAAGGGCTGCGGGGCCCTGGGGAAGTAGTGAGAGGACAATCAGAAATATGAGATCAGACTAGGCCTCTAGGACAGAATCAGGTCTCTCGAATACCTGATATCTTGTTACACTTTCCtctcaataaataataatataatcgcAGATTGGGAAATTTGGTGATCCCTGGTATCACTCCAATCTCCCTTGCCCTTCTATTACTATCTCAATCTTTAGATAGCAGGTTCGTACACAATTCATCTGAAAATTGGAGTCAAATGGGATTCTCTAATGAGGTGAAGTTTGGTTTTTCTTCTTAGAAATGGGTTTCCATGCCACTTCAATGGTGGCTTGCCTACCACATAGAAAACATATATCTTTGTCTCAATGATTAGGGTTTGGAGCTCTTAGTCTCTTTCAAAGATTGTAATAACATGAGACTTTACAAGGTAAATCACGATATTGACAAACCTGTTAGCAATGGAAAAATATTTCTAGAAAAAGGAATATGGCTGAGCTAATTCAGTCTTCAGATAACTTCTGCAACTATCAATGGTTTATGGTCTTTTGATATTTGTGCTTCCAAAAGTCAAGGTTTTGAGTTGTACTTGTCACCCTACATCCAAATGTGAAAAATTGCTCCCCTCATTTCACGTCTTCACCTCATAATTACAAAAGTATTCATACTTGGGGGGAAAGAAAACTCTTTAACGAGTTCAAACAACTAACTAGGGTATAGCTTGATAAATTTACAGTGCAGACAACCACCTAGGGCATGGTTAGATAAATTTACTCAAATCTAAGATGAAACATCAATATTTTCCAAGGCACACAGATCATATTTTGTTTACGAAGTGAACTTCTCAGAGTTATGGTTGTTGATGGCATAAGTAAATGACATGATACTTACGTGAGAAGATGTTAATCAAGGCCTCATGAAGAAAAAGTTTTGTACCAAAACTCAAGGATTCTGGGAGGTGCCATAGGAAAAGATTTATCCAAGAACAGAAATGACAAAATGGGATTCACGTCTACACCGCCGCAGTGGATGAAAGATCAGTTATTGATAGAAAATTAATTCTGGTTATTGTACTTATTATGTTTGAGATAACCATGTtagttagagaaataaaaaatttatagtgGAAAATAGCACAAGGGAAGAATGGCAAGTGATTGCAAATGAAATTCATGAAGTGCTAACTCCAACGAAGTATGGAAGAAAAAGAATAGACTTCTCAAGAAACCATGTAGCTATATTGTTATTAGAATTGAGTGGGCCTAACTCACTCCAAAAGTTAGCTCTTGTAAGCGATGCCTCACACTTATAAACTCTCTGGAGACTATACCTAGGAATGAACATCTGGAGTGTGAAGTTTGATTGCAGAAATGAAAAACTGTGGATGACCCAACTAGATTAGATCGGTTAGACTTGGAGACTATATTGAAACAATGATTATGTGAATGCTTGAGGAAAAACCTCCTCAACTTGTGGTTTATATATACACAGAACGCATACTCTACATAATTACCATCTCTAATAAAAGGAAACAATCTTTCCTTAATTGATATAtacatattataattaatatatgagaGAGTAATAGAGTATTATCAAATCCTACTATAATCTCAACAACCATAATAATAAAAGTTACAAAGCAATGCTTATAATCTAGTGTCACATGACTGGACCAAACAATGAGAAAATGACAAGATATTTCATCATAGAGAAGCTAGAAGGATGTGTGCATGACTTTTGATCATAAGCTAAATAACATCCAACATTCAGCTAAAGGACTCACGTGAACATTTGATAAGCAAGTTGGGACTGattaaatttatttagtattttagtCAGCACTAGTATTTTGGTATTTATTTAGTAGTTTGCCTCTATAGTTTTGTAATCTACAATCTGCTGAAATGAGAAGAGAAATGCTAGTCTTATaggatttttttttctgaaaaaaaaagttaaatttcatATTTACACTTgtatgtatttttcaaaaatgtaaataatttgaaaattacATATAAGTGTAAATatggaatttaatttatttattttttaaaaaatgctaGTCTTCTCCCTACTTTCAATAGATATAATGTTAAATAAAGACAATTCTTAA
This window harbors:
- the LOC112775594 gene encoding vacuolar protein sorting-associated protein 51 homolog; translated protein: MMVADEVPLDDKAKRMRDLLSSFYSPESAMSTGTDSAKHASPDDINSNSFDPDHYMNLMVHKSNLEGLLQRHVEMAAEIKNLDTDLQMLVYENYNKFISATDTIKRMKSNISGMETNMEQLLEKIMSVQSRSDSVNTSLFDKREHIEKLHRTCNLLRKVQFIYDLPDRLNKCIKSEAYADAVRFYTGAMPILMAYGDSSFRDCKLASEEAMATIVKNLQGKLFSDSESIQKRAEAAVLLKQLEYPVDNLKAKLLEKLDQSLKDIQLKPEEIKDVSVDLTPSDSAHEASINEFVEAVRAFRVIFPDSEEQLVTLAKDLVTKNFAIAEEYVQTRVCAADLLGVLRVIWNDVLLLDEVLQEAALSNHSLEAAKAVVMSYIKSAFSHLLQDISDSLLKVLKKDGMGEYSLEVALDASTKAVLQGGMNILQEFRKLLDHNSGILVRLRELTIDFVQEGIQDFFRQLEDHFLRFSGRNNSSAFKDHGLVEGAQGDKAFAGLVLVLAQLSAFIEQTVIPKITEEIATSFTGGSVRGYEYGPAFVPGEICRKFRSAGEKFLHLYVNVRTQRISFLLKKRFSTPNWVKHKEPREVHMFVDLFLQELEAIGTEVKQTLPQGKRKHRRTDSNGSTASSRRNPLREEKLNRSNTQKARSQLLETHLAKLFKQKVEIFTKVEYTQESVVTTIVKLSLKSLQEFVRLQTFNRSGFQQVQLDIQFLRIPLREIVEDEAAIDFLLDEVIVATAERCLDPIPLEPPILDKLIQAKLAKSKEQNAIPS